From uncultured Bacteroides sp., a single genomic window includes:
- a CDS encoding lysoplasmalogenase family protein: MKNSRFLLLVFPVIFALLALFGWGFFYQSAVSVSCCAILLFAPDKKIRYTIWFVVAAFLFSIAGDWFLSHRNGLLIRFVIGIGLFFMGHIGYFIFCVRNGKIKYPFLFILLIGYLLFFNNVLYPSINDNMLLMAALLYLVISCFSLAAATGLKLAPITCWLFSIGITLLIFSDTLIALSEFAGYHTFYYLMLPTYYGSQIVITLSLLFSSGNNNTIS; the protein is encoded by the coding sequence ATGAAAAATAGTCGTTTCCTGTTATTGGTATTTCCAGTTATTTTTGCTCTATTAGCGTTGTTTGGTTGGGGATTCTTTTACCAATCAGCAGTGTCGGTTTCTTGCTGTGCCATTCTTTTGTTTGCTCCGGATAAAAAGATTAGATATACGATATGGTTTGTAGTTGCAGCTTTTTTGTTTTCCATTGCCGGAGACTGGTTCTTGTCTCATCGTAATGGATTACTTATTCGTTTTGTTATTGGAATTGGACTGTTTTTTATGGGGCATATCGGATACTTTATTTTTTGTGTACGAAATGGAAAGATCAAGTATCCGTTTTTATTCATTTTACTTATAGGCTATTTGCTGTTCTTTAATAATGTATTGTATCCATCAATCAATGACAATATGTTATTAATGGCTGCTTTACTTTACCTCGTTATTTCCTGTTTCTCGTTGGCCGCGGCAACCGGATTAAAACTCGCTCCGATTACCTGTTGGCTGTTTTCAATTGGGATTACTTTACTGATTTTCTCAGACACACTAATTGCTCTCAGTGAATTTGCCGGTTACCACACTTTTTATTATTTAATGCTTCCAACCTATTACGGATCACAAATAGTTATAACATTATCGCTCCTTTTTTCTTCTGGAAATAATAATACTATTTCTTAA